The segment CCCCGTGCTGAATGCTGGTGCATTTGTAATCACAAATGCAAATGAACACCCAGCTTCAACGGTCAGATGGATCGATTATTTCTATGGGCAGGAAGGCATGAAGTTATTTTTTATGGGTGTAGAGGGTAAAACATTTGAAAAAGCAGAGGACGGCAGTCTCAAATTTATGGATCATATCATTAACAGTAAAGAAGGATTGCCTTTTGAAGAAGAAGCGAAAAAATATCTCACATTCCCTGGCGGTGGCTTTCCATCCATGGTGAATAAAGATTTTTTCCAAGGTGTAGCCAATGCACCACAATCCCTTGAAGCTTCAGAAAAGCTGGAGCCCGATATGATTCCTGATGATCAAATTTGGCCAACTTTAACACATACGAAAGATGAGATTGATCAGTTGCAAGGGTTTGGCACAGATATTGAAAAGTATGTTGGCGAAATGAGAGATAAATTCATCTCTGGAGATGAACCCTTATCAGAATGGGATTCATACGTCACAGAAATTGAAAAAATGGGGCTTGAAGAGTATATAAAAATTAAATCTGCTGCACTTGAGCGTAAGGTTGGGGGAGATGACGAGTAGATGACTAAAGATCACAGGGGGTAACATGAAACGAATATTATTTTTCTTCTCCTGTGCTGTTTTGCTACTGATCACAGCATGCGGTCAACAGGCGAATCAAGAGTTTACAGGACCGAACGAAGAAGAATTGCAAAATTTAAATGAAGCTGATTTCCCGATTGTTAAAGAAGAAATCACCCTTGATTTCTTTGCACGTCATGATCCTGCTTCTAATTCAGACTGGAATGACGTCATGATTTTTAACGAATATGAACATATGACGAATATTGATATTAACTGGAGAATGATACCTAATGACTCTCTTTCAGAACAACTGAATTTAGCATTTGGAGGGGGGAATTTACCCGACGCTTTTCATAGCGCATTTATCGGCAGTTCTACGCTAATGAAATATGGTGATCAAGGTGTATTAATCCCCTTGAATGATTTAATTGATCGTTATGCACCTAATTTTAAGAAGGTCATGGAAGAATACCCGGAAATTAAACAGTCGATAACCATGCCGGATGGCAATATTTACGCTTTTCCGATGATGGGAGACCCCGATTTTCTGTCTTATCGTACTTCACCGATGATGTATATTAACGAAAAGTGGCTGGATCAACTCGGTATGGATATGCCCGAAACGACAGAGGCGTTTTATGAATATTTGCAAGCAGTGAAAGAACAAAATCCGAGTCAAGGGGGTGTGGAAGAGGTTCCTTTTGGCGCACCGTCAATAGGTCATTTATATGAGCATTTACGAGGTGCTTTTGGCGTGGCCAATAAAGGAACAGAGAGCGGATATATTGACTTAGATCCGAATACGAATGATTACCGATTTTACCCGGTTGCTGACAATTATAAAGAGCTGCTACAGTATTTAAACACACTTTATACCGAAGGGTTAATTGAAAAAAATATATTTACCATTGAGCATGAGCAGTATCTTGCCAACTCAGCTGCGGGTAGATATGGTAGTACAGTTTGGTACAGCCCAACACAAGTGATGGGCGAAGACATCGGTGGTCAGTATACAGGTGTTCCGGCATTGGAAGGTCCTTACGGCGATAAATTATTTGTCAATTTAAAAAGCGCAGTAAGAGGTGTAGGTGCATTTGCTATCACGAATAAAAATAAGTATCCAGCCTCTACAGTAAGATGGATTGATCATTTTTACGGCGAAGAGGGCATCATTATGTATTTCATGGGGATTGAAGGTGAAACATTCGAGGTCAATGACGCGGGAGAATTGGTTTATACAGAAAACGTTTTAAATGATCCTGATTTATCCTTTTCAGAACAAGTATCAAGGTATTTGACGTTTCCAGGTGGAGGAGCTCCAAGTATGTTAATGGAAAAATACTTTAGGGGCGCTGAAAGCTCGGCTATATCTGTGGAAGCAGCAGAAAAATTAAAGCCTGATTTAATTGAAAATCCTTGGCCATTTATTCTTCATACTGAAGAAGAAAACAAAAAACTGCAAGGATTTGGAGCGGACATCGAAAAGTACGTCTCTGAAATGCGTGATAAATTCATTTCAGGCACGGAACCATTCTCCAAATGGGATGAATATGTCAGCGAATTGGAAAAGATGGGCTTGGAAGAATATTTATATTTGGAAATCAAGATAACCGCACTAGAAAGACAATTGAATAAATCATAGGCGGGTACTTGTACCCGCTATCGTCAAGGAGGGGAAGGTATGATTCAAAAAAATACAGCTGACCAAGCATTATCTGAGAGCCGGTTTCAAAATGTTAAAAGACATATGGCAGTCAATTGGCAAGTGTATACGCTTCTGCTACCGGCCATTATTTATTTTATTATATTTAACTACGTCCCGATGTATGGCGTGCAAATTGCTTTTAAAGATTATATAGCGAATTTAGGATTTTGGGGCAGTCCATTCGTAGGATTTGACCATTTCGAACGGTTTTTTAACTCATATTATTTCTGGCGATTGCTAAAAAACACACTTCTTTTGAGTTTGTATGAACTTGTGTTATTTCCATTACCTATTATTTTTGCCCTCTCACTACACGAACTTCATAATGGGAAATTTAAGCGTTGGGCGCAAACGCTTACATATGCTCCCCATTTTATATCTGTTGTTGTCGTGGTAGGTATGATTGTGGCATTTCTGGACCCTATTACAGGTTTAATCAACCACATTATTCAATTTTTCGGCGGGGAATCTCAAGACTTTTTAACAGATCCAGGTTGGTTCCGTCATATTTTTGTTTGGTCCGGTCAATGGCAATCATTAGGATGGGGGACGATCATTTACCTTGCTGCGCTGGCAGGCGTGAACCCGGAATTATTGGAGGCAGCTAAGGTTGATGGTGCCACAAGAATACAGCGTATTTGGCATATCAATATACCGGCGATCTTACCGACTATTGTTGTCTTATTTATCTTGAATATGGGGAGCTTTATGGCGATCGGTTTTGAAAAGGTTTTACTTCTACAAAACAATTTAAACTCTGAAACTTCTGATATTATCGCAACCTTCGTTTATGAATCAGGTATTTTGGAAGGGCAATATAGCTTTTCAACTGCTGTGGGCCTTTTCAATTCAGCAATTAACATCGTCGTACTTGTTTTAGCGAATTACCTCGCTAGGAAAGTAAGTGACAACAGCTTATGGTAAGGGGGAGAGAGTGAGGATATGTCAGATAAAACGTTCGATATACTCAATAAGATTTTTGTAAGTTTGATTGTGGTTATTATCGTGTATCCATTAATCTTTGTCATCAGTGCATCGATTAGTGATCCTGCTGCCGTGAGTACGGGTAAAATGTGGCTATGGCCGGTAGATATTACTTTGGACGGATTTAAAATGGTTCTGCAAAATGATGATATATGGATGGGATATCGCAACACCATCTTTTATGTCATCGTTGGGATTCTTGTTCACTTAGCATTTTTATTACCTTGTGCATACGCACTCTCGAGACCAGAAGTCAGATGGAAAAAGGTCATTTTATGGTTTATTTTGTTCACCATGTTTTTTAATGGCGGCATGATTCCAACGTACTTAGTCGTCAAAAATTTAGGCATGCTGGATACGATGTGGGCGATAGTCATTCCTGGCGCACTAGGAGCCTGGTCCATTCTTGTCGCGCGAGCATTTTTTCAGCAGAATGTACCAAATGAGCTCGTTGAAGCAGCAAAAATAGACGGTGCATCCGATTATTATATCTTTTATAGAATTGCTTTGCCTCTTTCTGTGCCGATCATCGCGGTGATGGCTTTATTCCATGGCGTTGGTTTATGG is part of the Litoribacterium kuwaitense genome and harbors:
- a CDS encoding ABC transporter permease encodes the protein MIQKNTADQALSESRFQNVKRHMAVNWQVYTLLLPAIIYFIIFNYVPMYGVQIAFKDYIANLGFWGSPFVGFDHFERFFNSYYFWRLLKNTLLLSLYELVLFPLPIIFALSLHELHNGKFKRWAQTLTYAPHFISVVVVVGMIVAFLDPITGLINHIIQFFGGESQDFLTDPGWFRHIFVWSGQWQSLGWGTIIYLAALAGVNPELLEAAKVDGATRIQRIWHINIPAILPTIVVLFILNMGSFMAIGFEKVLLLQNNLNSETSDIIATFVYESGILEGQYSFSTAVGLFNSAINIVVLVLANYLARKVSDNSLW
- a CDS encoding extracellular solute-binding protein, with the translated sequence MKRILFFFSCAVLLLITACGQQANQEFTGPNEEELQNLNEADFPIVKEEITLDFFARHDPASNSDWNDVMIFNEYEHMTNIDINWRMIPNDSLSEQLNLAFGGGNLPDAFHSAFIGSSTLMKYGDQGVLIPLNDLIDRYAPNFKKVMEEYPEIKQSITMPDGNIYAFPMMGDPDFLSYRTSPMMYINEKWLDQLGMDMPETTEAFYEYLQAVKEQNPSQGGVEEVPFGAPSIGHLYEHLRGAFGVANKGTESGYIDLDPNTNDYRFYPVADNYKELLQYLNTLYTEGLIEKNIFTIEHEQYLANSAAGRYGSTVWYSPTQVMGEDIGGQYTGVPALEGPYGDKLFVNLKSAVRGVGAFAITNKNKYPASTVRWIDHFYGEEGIIMYFMGIEGETFEVNDAGELVYTENVLNDPDLSFSEQVSRYLTFPGGGAPSMLMEKYFRGAESSAISVEAAEKLKPDLIENPWPFILHTEEENKKLQGFGADIEKYVSEMRDKFISGTEPFSKWDEYVSELEKMGLEEYLYLEIKITALERQLNKS
- a CDS encoding carbohydrate ABC transporter permease, translating into MSDKTFDILNKIFVSLIVVIIVYPLIFVISASISDPAAVSTGKMWLWPVDITLDGFKMVLQNDDIWMGYRNTIFYVIVGILVHLAFLLPCAYALSRPEVRWKKVILWFILFTMFFNGGMIPTYLVVKNLGMLDTMWAIVIPGALGAWSILVARAFFQQNVPNELVEAAKIDGASDYYIFYRIALPLSVPIIAVMALFHGVGLWNQYFSALIYLSERSMFPLQLILREILVLNEVNTGEGVQEITGSAGSFADQVKMAAQIKYAVMIVSTLPLILVYPFIQRYFVQGVLIGSVKE